In Clostridia bacterium, a genomic segment contains:
- a CDS encoding DUF2905 domain-containing protein produces the protein MIFGAVLLLVGVLLLVAGRLNLPIGRLPGDITYRGKNTVVYFPLMTSIVISVLLSLVLWLVSHFRR, from the coding sequence ATTATCTTCGGAGCTGTGCTATTGCTGGTCGGCGTGCTCCTGCTCGTTGCCGGACGCCTCAATCTGCCCATTGGACGGTTGCCCGGCGATATCACCTATCGCGGCAAGAACACGGTAGTTTACTTTCCACTCATGACGTCAATCGTCATCAGCGTCCTGCTGTCGCTGGTGCTGTGGCTGGTCAGCCACTTTCGCCGGTGA